The following proteins come from a genomic window of Candidatus Zixiibacteriota bacterium:
- a CDS encoding T9SS type A sorting domain-containing protein: MKTFMKKIVSFTAMMALAAIIILGFANAEATITMTSVTLHFTAPGDDGNSGQATEYDIRYSLSPINESNWDQAVQAAGEPIPSVCGCIDSFYVEGLNPGTTYYFAIKAADEVPNWSPLSNIYEATTLTMSLDVDEDGDLIPTEFNLAQNYPNPFNPVTQIEYSVPSNSHVKISVYNTLGQLTRVLVDGVKSAGVYTVTWDGTNNAGHHVASGIYLYRIEAGPYNHTRKMAIIQ; this comes from the coding sequence TTGAAAACGTTCATGAAGAAAATCGTGAGTTTTACGGCTATGATGGCGCTGGCGGCGATTATTATTCTGGGTTTCGCGAACGCGGAAGCCACAATAACGATGACTTCGGTCACGCTTCATTTTACGGCGCCGGGCGATGATGGCAATAGCGGACAAGCCACTGAATATGATATCCGTTATTCGCTGTCCCCGATCAATGAATCCAACTGGGACCAGGCGGTGCAGGCGGCCGGGGAACCGATTCCTTCGGTGTGCGGCTGTATCGACAGCTTTTATGTCGAGGGTTTGAATCCCGGGACAACATACTATTTTGCCATTAAGGCTGCCGATGAAGTCCCCAACTGGTCGCCGCTTTCGAATATTTATGAAGCCACGACCCTGACGATGAGTCTTGATGTCGATGAAGACGGAGATTTGATTCCAACGGAATTCAACCTGGCCCAGAATTATCCCAACCCATTCAACCCGGTGACGCAGATCGAGTATTCGGTACCCTCCAATTCGCATGTGAAGATATCGGTTTATAACACCCTGGGGCAGTTAACCCGGGTACTGGTGGACGGAGTGAAGTCGGCCGGGGTTTATACTGTCACCTGGGATGGCACCAATAATGCCGGTCATCATGTGGCGTCGGGAATCTATCTTTATCGAATCGAGGCCGGGCCGTACAACCATACCCGTAAGATGGCAATAATCCAGTAG
- a CDS encoding deoxyguanosinetriphosphate triphosphohydrolase yields MVLTPRQRIEEYERKILAGYACYSSLSRGRQYPQAEHPIRTAFQRDRDRVIHSTAFRRMEYKTQVFVNHEGDHYRTRLTHTIEVAQISRTIARALGLNEDLAEAIALVHDLGHTPFGHSGEDVLDKLMTGFGGFNHNRQSLRVVDLLERRYPNHPGLNLTYEVREGIVKHETGAGPLMPEIFPPDEKPTLEASLVDLADAIAYNSHDVDDGLRSGIFSRDDLEEVPICVAAREESERVYPDLDDDYRHHSIIRILVDWMVTDLINRTHDNLRKNCIETLDDVRRSEIKLVVFSEWMESKMKTLKDFLMRKMYRHPRMLTMAEQARLVIVRLFEFYRGDPQALHVNFKDRLGTEPVEIIVSDFIAGMTDRFAYRVYERLN; encoded by the coding sequence ATGGTCCTAACGCCGCGTCAGAGAATCGAAGAGTACGAACGGAAAATCCTGGCCGGGTACGCCTGCTATTCCTCATTGAGCCGGGGGCGGCAGTATCCCCAGGCGGAGCATCCGATCCGAACCGCTTTTCAGCGCGATCGCGACCGGGTGATACACTCGACGGCTTTCCGGCGGATGGAATACAAGACTCAGGTCTTTGTCAACCACGAGGGGGATCATTACCGGACCAGATTGACCCATACCATCGAGGTGGCCCAGATCAGCCGGACTATCGCACGGGCTCTGGGACTCAACGAGGACCTGGCCGAGGCCATCGCGCTGGTGCATGATCTGGGACATACTCCGTTCGGTCATTCGGGGGAGGATGTTCTCGATAAATTGATGACCGGGTTCGGCGGATTTAACCACAACCGGCAATCGCTTCGGGTGGTCGATCTCCTGGAGCGGCGCTATCCGAATCATCCGGGGCTGAATCTGACCTATGAAGTACGGGAGGGAATCGTCAAGCATGAAACCGGGGCCGGTCCGTTGATGCCGGAGATTTTCCCCCCGGATGAAAAACCGACCCTGGAAGCCTCGCTGGTCGATCTGGCCGATGCTATTGCATACAACAGCCATGATGTCGATGACGGCTTGAGGTCGGGGATTTTCAGTCGTGATGACCTGGAGGAGGTGCCGATCTGTGTCGCGGCCCGCGAGGAGTCGGAACGGGTGTATCCGGATCTCGATGACGATTACCGGCATCATTCGATAATCCGAATTCTGGTCGATTGGATGGTGACCGATCTGATCAACCGGACTCATGATAATTTGAGGAAAAATTGTATCGAGACTCTCGACGATGTCCGTCGCTCGGAGATCAAACTGGTTGTTTTCTCGGAGTGGATGGAGAGCAAGATGAAAACCCTAAAGGATTTTTTGATGAGGAAAATGTACCGTCATCCCCGGATGCTGACCATGGCCGAACAGGCCCGGCTGGTGATTGTCCGGCTTTTTGAATTCTACCGGGGCGACCCCCAGGCCCTTCATGTCAATTTCAAAGACCGGCTTGGAACCGAACCGGTGGAAATAATCGTCAGCGATTTTATCGCCGGGATGACCGATCGTTTCGCCTATCGTGTTTATGAGCGGCTAAACTAG
- a CDS encoding lamin tail domain-containing protein, translating to MVKRGWKSSPIILGLVLLMMISVRAELVINEVMSNEPGSSTTLEWIELYNNSTVSISLGFHTLIIDGVPMSLPDNGVRAQEYLILCRKLYADAGSPGFESVWGDSTGIWGDNTELEFYDVVEVDSIRLTNTGGEIKLNRLLTQVSRFVWQESGSDGVSWERYLPTDTVVYSCLDPKGSTPGEENSVTPKDNDLALVEVNVYPAEEGQCGFEAMLVNVGLLSQPAGNLRVSYDPERDSVADSTDLIAIFDFPATEPGDTLIADTYLDLDGYSPELLIELPEDDKMLNNKKIITGFGRLYPPIILSEFIADPQGSLEVEWVELKNRSDFDLDLHYWYLGDEIKLQPIVGSEYILPAGDYVVLTKDTSLLMSYYDDIPRYLQMSSWAALNNDTDFIRLRDNYEFVIDSFWYVHTFGGNYSWGRSEDPGMRNSWGRSVDSGGTPGYANEIYLQASSSSIEVTVSPNPFSPTEDEMMLIDFSVPAGDNLTAKIYDTEGRVVKTLVDGVPAYDGRIEWNGYSDGGRRLPIGIYILYFEVSEAGQYKQTVVIAP from the coding sequence ATGGTAAAACGGGGATGGAAAAGTTCTCCGATTATCCTGGGGCTGGTGCTGTTAATGATGATTTCCGTCCGGGCGGAATTGGTTATAAACGAAGTCATGTCCAATGAGCCGGGTAGTTCAACCACGCTGGAATGGATTGAACTTTATAATAATTCAACTGTTTCCATTTCCCTGGGATTTCATACCCTGATAATCGACGGGGTACCGATGTCGCTTCCCGATAATGGAGTCAGGGCGCAGGAATATTTGATCCTGTGCCGCAAACTGTATGCCGATGCCGGGTCGCCCGGGTTTGAATCGGTCTGGGGCGATAGCACCGGTATCTGGGGTGATAATACCGAACTGGAATTTTATGATGTCGTCGAGGTGGATTCTATCCGCCTGACCAACACCGGGGGAGAAATCAAACTTAACCGGTTGCTGACGCAGGTGTCGCGCTTTGTCTGGCAGGAAAGCGGGTCCGACGGAGTCTCCTGGGAGCGGTACCTTCCAACCGATACCGTGGTATATAGCTGTCTCGATCCGAAAGGCAGTACGCCCGGTGAAGAAAACTCGGTCACGCCGAAAGACAACGATCTGGCACTTGTGGAGGTTAATGTTTATCCGGCCGAAGAAGGGCAGTGCGGATTCGAGGCCATGCTGGTCAATGTCGGTCTGCTGTCGCAACCGGCCGGCAATCTTCGGGTGTCCTACGATCCCGAACGGGACAGTGTCGCCGACAGCACCGACTTGATCGCTATTTTCGATTTTCCGGCCACCGAGCCCGGCGATACCCTGATAGCGGACACATATCTCGATCTTGACGGCTATTCCCCGGAACTTTTAATCGAACTTCCGGAAGATGATAAAATGCTCAACAACAAAAAGATTATAACCGGTTTCGGACGCTTGTACCCCCCGATAATCCTGTCGGAATTTATCGCTGATCCGCAGGGCAGTCTCGAGGTCGAATGGGTGGAACTGAAAAACCGTTCCGATTTCGATCTGGACCTGCATTACTGGTATCTGGGCGATGAGATCAAACTGCAACCGATAGTCGGCTCCGAATATATCCTTCCGGCCGGCGATTATGTCGTCCTTACCAAAGACACCTCGCTTTTGATGTCGTACTATGACGATATCCCGCGGTATCTGCAGATGTCATCATGGGCGGCCCTGAACAATGACACCGATTTTATCCGGTTACGCGATAATTATGAATTCGTGATCGACAGTTTCTGGTATGTTCACACTTTCGGGGGCAATTACAGCTGGGGAAGGAGCGAGGATCCGGGAATGCGGAATTCCTGGGGGCGCTCGGTTGATTCCGGCGGAACACCCGGCTATGCCAATGAAATTTACCTGCAGGCCTCCTCGTCGTCCATCGAGGTGACCGTTTCGCCGAATCCATTTTCGCCGACCGAGGATGAAATGATGCTGATTGATTTTTCGGTCCCGGCCGGTGATAATCTGACGGCGAAAATTTATGACACCGAGGGGCGGGTCGTAAAAACCCTGGTGGATGGTGTTCCGGCTTACGACGGGCGGATCGAATGGAATGGTTACTCCGACGGCGGGCGGCGGCTGCCGATAGGTATCTATATACTGTATTTTGAGGTCAGCGAGGCCGGGCAGTACAAACAGACGGTGGTAATAGCGCCATGA
- a CDS encoding sigma-54-dependent Fis family transcriptional regulator yields MIRNVFILADKEVFEKHPDFRVIFESLGEFVGELSHLYTLLKERTADLILIAEQFPGINAGIIRKIRRRSPMADIWKVVSHPAGIHPDHEDPELFEGIINCTDGRERIAPKVGKILNQKSLLDKYGIIGRSEKMKVVAETIDRIAPTDITVLINGPSGSGKELVARAIHDNSPRAGGRYVAINCGALAEGVLESELFGHEKGAFTGSVSKREGLFVQANGGTIFLDEIGETKPDMQVKLLRVLEDGYFHPVGGDRPIRSDARVIAATNRDLFEAIREGRFREDLYFRLGVVKINLAPLFERRGDILPLLCHFASGEKIGGFSDSALEVLERYDWPGNVRQLKNFVARMGALYPGEQISLTRVEQFLAEQSVEQRNLPVVTGHTPEEAGHELIYHALLSLGSEVKRLRDLILDNIPAKSEVETEPEYIKPGKVYSGRTLKEMEQEMIEKALHEADGNRKLAARKLGIGERTLYRKIKEYGLN; encoded by the coding sequence ATGATTCGTAACGTTTTTATTCTCGCCGATAAGGAGGTCTTTGAAAAGCATCCGGATTTCAGGGTGATTTTTGAATCGCTGGGAGAATTCGTGGGTGAACTGTCGCATCTTTATACCCTCCTCAAGGAACGGACCGCCGATCTGATTTTGATTGCCGAACAATTCCCCGGAATCAATGCCGGGATTATCCGCAAAATCCGGCGGCGCAGTCCGATGGCGGATATCTGGAAAGTAGTATCTCATCCGGCGGGGATTCACCCGGATCATGAAGATCCTGAGCTGTTCGAAGGGATTATCAATTGCACCGACGGCAGGGAGCGGATTGCGCCGAAGGTGGGGAAAATCCTTAACCAGAAATCCCTGCTGGATAAGTACGGGATAATCGGCCGTTCGGAGAAAATGAAAGTGGTGGCCGAAACGATCGACCGGATTGCCCCGACCGATATTACGGTATTGATTAACGGGCCCTCCGGGAGCGGCAAGGAACTGGTGGCGCGGGCTATTCATGATAATTCGCCGCGGGCCGGGGGGCGGTATGTGGCGATCAACTGCGGCGCCCTGGCCGAAGGGGTTCTGGAATCGGAGTTGTTCGGGCATGAAAAAGGAGCTTTCACCGGATCGGTGTCGAAACGCGAGGGGCTTTTCGTGCAGGCCAACGGGGGAACGATCTTCCTCGATGAAATCGGGGAAACCAAACCGGATATGCAGGTTAAATTATTGCGGGTTCTCGAGGATGGATATTTTCATCCGGTCGGCGGTGATCGTCCGATTCGTTCCGATGCCCGGGTGATTGCGGCTACCAACCGCGATCTTTTTGAGGCTATTCGGGAAGGCCGGTTTCGTGAAGATTTATACTTCCGACTCGGGGTGGTCAAGATTAATCTGGCGCCTCTTTTCGAACGACGGGGGGATATTCTGCCGCTTTTATGCCATTTCGCATCAGGTGAAAAGATCGGCGGTTTTTCCGATTCGGCCCTGGAAGTTCTGGAGCGTTATGACTGGCCGGGGAATGTCCGCCAGTTGAAAAATTTCGTGGCCCGGATGGGAGCGCTGTATCCGGGTGAACAGATTTCCCTTACACGGGTGGAACAGTTTCTGGCCGAACAATCGGTTGAACAACGTAATCTTCCGGTGGTAACGGGACATACTCCGGAGGAGGCCGGTCATGAATTGATTTATCATGCCCTGCTGTCACTGGGGAGCGAGGTCAAACGTCTTCGTGATTTGATTCTCGATAATATTCCCGCGAAAAGTGAGGTGGAAACAGAACCGGAATATATAAAGCCGGGAAAGGTATATTCGGGCCGGACACTGAAGGAGATGGAGCAGGAGATGATCGAAAAAGCCCTGCATGAAGCCGATGGAAACCGAAAACTGGCGGCCCGCAAGCTGGGTATCGGGGAGCGGACCCTTTACAGGAAAATCAAAGAGTACGGTCTTAATTGA
- the rnr gene encoding ribonuclease R — translation MKLNEQFIMDFLAFKAGRPLKIKDLAREMEISARDYSSFRGMVKSLLDSGRLVKLRRGRIGVPSELNLVVSHIAIQKRDHGTIVTDAGEVVPIDQAKLHTALDGDKVMVRVNKNRAGELEGTVLKVLERANKSFVGIFQRGKHFSTVIPDARKFRRNVYIPNALSKDAGDGERVVVTITLWEDPYRNPEGQIEEVLGKPGEQGVDLQTVIRSFNLPGEFSTRVLSDAKEAARLFNDEEIQRRRDFSSEVIYTIDPADAKDHDDAVSVSKTSNGYRLGVYIADVSYFVRPGTALEKEAFNRGNSVYLPGMVIPMLPEELSNDLCSLKPNRRRLVYAVLMDFSDRGRMLNWEIVEGVIRSRAKLSYEEVQEFFDGRPANSKIDRVADNLTVARELARLLQSQRMAEGSLDFDLPEPLIIMNKKGEIIEIGNRVRLESHRLIEEFMLAANKAVALHMSRLGLKFLYRVHDRPDLEKLEAFSYMMTTLGYKFPVSDKIKPLQFSRFLETIKGRPEEEFINELMLRSMKKAVYQPVNVGHFGLAFKHYAHFTSPIRRFPDLIVHRLLKKVKNRHYPVKFEKGLDTILTNIGRHCSDTERTAEAAEREAIKYKQVMFMSRKIGEHYRGVISGVLNFGFFVRLENIGVEGMIRLSTLDDDYYQYDEKHYRLVGRRTKRVLRLGDPVEVGVLAVDKVKNEIDLYLLDYDADKLQPEGEKPKKHRKHKRRERK, via the coding sequence ATGAAACTCAACGAACAATTCATAATGGATTTTCTGGCCTTCAAGGCTGGACGGCCGTTGAAAATCAAGGATCTGGCCCGCGAAATGGAAATATCGGCCCGCGATTATTCATCATTTCGAGGGATGGTCAAAAGCCTGCTTGACAGCGGGCGGCTGGTAAAGCTCAGGCGGGGCCGGATCGGGGTTCCCTCGGAACTCAACCTGGTGGTCAGCCATATCGCCATTCAAAAGCGGGATCATGGGACAATCGTGACCGATGCCGGCGAAGTGGTGCCGATTGACCAGGCCAAACTTCACACCGCCCTTGATGGTGACAAGGTCATGGTGCGGGTAAACAAGAATCGCGCCGGGGAGCTGGAGGGGACGGTTCTCAAAGTTCTGGAGCGGGCCAATAAGTCATTCGTGGGGATTTTCCAGCGGGGAAAACATTTCAGCACGGTGATTCCGGATGCCAGGAAATTCCGCCGCAATGTATATATTCCCAACGCCCTGTCGAAAGACGCCGGTGACGGCGAACGGGTGGTGGTAACAATTACCTTGTGGGAGGACCCCTACCGCAATCCCGAGGGGCAGATCGAGGAAGTGCTGGGCAAACCGGGAGAGCAGGGAGTCGATCTCCAGACCGTTATCAGGAGTTTCAACCTTCCCGGCGAGTTTTCAACCAGGGTACTATCCGATGCGAAAGAGGCGGCGCGTCTTTTCAATGATGAGGAAATTCAACGGCGGCGTGATTTCAGCTCGGAAGTGATCTATACTATCGATCCGGCCGATGCCAAAGATCATGACGATGCCGTTTCGGTGAGCAAAACCTCCAATGGTTACCGTCTGGGAGTATATATCGCCGATGTTTCGTATTTTGTCCGGCCCGGAACAGCCCTTGAGAAGGAAGCCTTCAATCGGGGCAACTCGGTTTATCTGCCCGGGATGGTGATCCCGATGCTTCCGGAAGAATTGTCCAATGATCTTTGTTCGCTCAAACCGAACCGGCGGCGGCTGGTATATGCGGTTTTGATGGATTTTTCGGATCGCGGACGGATGCTGAACTGGGAAATCGTCGAAGGAGTGATTCGTTCGCGGGCCAAACTGTCGTACGAGGAAGTGCAGGAGTTTTTTGACGGCCGACCGGCAAACAGCAAAATCGACCGGGTGGCCGATAACCTGACGGTCGCAAGAGAACTGGCGCGGTTGCTTCAGAGTCAACGAATGGCCGAAGGGTCGCTCGATTTCGATCTGCCGGAACCGCTGATTATCATGAATAAAAAGGGCGAAATTATCGAAATTGGCAACCGGGTCCGGCTGGAGTCGCATCGCTTGATCGAGGAATTCATGCTGGCCGCCAATAAAGCCGTGGCGCTCCATATGTCCCGCCTGGGCCTCAAATTTCTCTACCGGGTGCATGATCGCCCCGATCTGGAAAAACTGGAAGCCTTTTCATACATGATGACCACCCTGGGGTACAAATTCCCGGTATCGGATAAAATCAAACCGCTTCAATTCTCCCGTTTCCTGGAAACCATCAAAGGCCGGCCGGAGGAGGAGTTCATCAACGAGCTGATGCTCCGCTCGATGAAAAAGGCGGTGTATCAACCGGTCAATGTCGGTCATTTCGGACTGGCCTTCAAGCACTACGCCCATTTCACCTCGCCCATCAGGCGCTTTCCCGATCTGATCGTACATCGGTTGCTCAAGAAAGTGAAGAACCGTCATTACCCGGTTAAATTCGAGAAAGGCCTCGATACGATCTTGACCAATATCGGGCGGCATTGCTCCGATACCGAACGGACCGCCGAGGCGGCCGAGCGCGAGGCGATTAAGTACAAGCAGGTGATGTTCATGTCCCGGAAGATCGGGGAGCATTACCGCGGCGTTATTTCCGGGGTTTTGAATTTCGGTTTCTTTGTCCGGCTCGAAAATATCGGGGTGGAGGGAATGATCCGGCTGTCGACACTCGATGACGATTACTACCAGTACGATGAAAAACACTACCGCCTGGTGGGGCGGCGGACCAAACGGGTATTACGGCTGGGCGACCCGGTCGAGGTGGGCGTGCTGGCGGTTGACAAGGTTAAAAACGAAATCGACCTGTACCTCCTCGATTACGATGCGGATAAACTTCAACCTGAGGGCGAGAAGCCGAAAAAACACCGTAAACATAAAAGGCGGGAACGGAAATGA
- a CDS encoding toll/interleukin-1 receptor domain-containing protein: protein MGELRNLQPIQETNGGKPMVGKEESESVSETGGRKLSDGGAPLVFISHDARDAELADAFSKLLKSVSAGTLKSFRSSDRAGTEGIQYGDEWYNRLMEKLDAASDVVCLFTKRSLNRPWILFEAGVAKGKMDTPVQGIALGVPLSQVSTGPFYQFHNCQDDVEGLTGLIIQLLKRIPNTDPDHEAVALQVQAFKTSVDEVLERLGDKNEGPQDYPESSETSAAKLFEEIKVMLRDMPSSLEERFSDGVSLLRSRRMRRFHPRMFEEMMHMMSPKGYDPYLGVLIMASLLRDDVPWLYELGMEVYRASRSNRKAAVKEALSRFRRAVEFTMHGPFMEEFMMRSKEGHMMMRELEHIMERLIDHSMRSDQNKMEQDK, encoded by the coding sequence ATGGGTGAGTTACGAAACTTACAACCTATTCAAGAAACAAATGGAGGAAAACCAATGGTGGGAAAAGAAGAATCTGAAAGCGTCTCTGAGACTGGTGGGCGAAAGCTGTCTGATGGAGGCGCACCGCTCGTCTTTATCAGTCACGACGCGAGAGACGCAGAATTGGCCGATGCATTCAGTAAATTGCTGAAAAGCGTGAGCGCAGGTACGCTCAAATCATTTCGTTCATCCGATAGAGCAGGAACTGAAGGTATACAATATGGAGATGAGTGGTATAATCGCCTCATGGAAAAACTGGATGCGGCAAGTGACGTAGTATGTCTTTTCACTAAGAGAAGTCTGAATAGACCATGGATTCTCTTTGAAGCAGGCGTTGCTAAAGGTAAAATGGATACTCCGGTTCAGGGGATCGCTCTTGGCGTGCCTCTTTCCCAAGTGAGCACTGGACCATTTTATCAATTTCATAATTGTCAAGATGATGTAGAGGGCCTAACTGGTTTGATTATCCAGCTTTTGAAGCGTATACCTAATACAGACCCTGACCATGAAGCGGTAGCACTTCAAGTTCAAGCGTTCAAGACAAGTGTCGATGAAGTCCTTGAAAGGCTTGGGGATAAAAACGAAGGTCCTCAAGATTACCCTGAATCCTCGGAGACTTCAGCAGCAAAGCTCTTTGAAGAAATCAAAGTCATGCTTCGAGATATGCCATCCAGCCTGGAGGAACGTTTTTCCGACGGCGTCAGCTTGCTTCGGAGCAGACGTATGCGACGATTCCACCCAAGGATGTTCGAAGAAATGATGCATATGATGTCCCCAAAGGGATACGACCCGTACTTGGGCGTATTGATTATGGCAAGCCTTCTAAGAGATGATGTTCCTTGGTTGTATGAGCTTGGCATGGAAGTCTATCGCGCTTCTCGTAGCAACCGCAAGGCAGCAGTCAAAGAGGCATTGTCGCGATTTCGTCGCGCAGTTGAATTCACTATGCATGGTCCATTTATGGAAGAATTTATGATGCGGTCAAAAGAAGGACACATGATGATGAGAGAACTGGAACACATTATGGAGCGCCTCATTGACCACTCTATGAGAAGTGATCAAAATAAAATGGAACAAGATAAGTAA